The Solanum lycopersicum chromosome 6, SLM_r2.1 genome has a window encoding:
- the LOC101249651 gene encoding chromophore lyase CRL, chloroplastic isoform X8 → MCTGSDSGLGSDSKSDPDSNGWSRARGAVLKSLVLVGGALLLRRLTKSTTRWDHARIVAESLNGEKFSKEQAARDPDNYFNFRWLSCPAADMVDGSKVLYFEQAFWRTPHKPFRQRFFMVKPCAKELKCDVELSTYAIRDAEEYKNFCDRPRDQRPQPEEVIGDIAEHLTTIHLKRCERGKRCLYEGSTPADGFPNSWNGATYCTSELAVLKNNEIHAWDRGFDDDGNQVWGVKGGPYEFKPAPSSSFNDVLNPLSFASQPLGKRIEGSFVLQE, encoded by the exons ATGTGTACGGGCTCGGACTCGGGTTTGGGTTCGGATTCTAAGTCGGATCCCGACTCAAACGGGTGGAGCCGAGCTCGTGGAGCGGTTCTCAAGTCGCTGGTGCTCGTCGGAGGAGCCTTATTGCTCCGGCGGCTAACTAAGTCGACTACACGTTGGGACCATGCTCGAATTGTCGCAGAGTCACTTAACGGTGAAAAG TTTTCAAAGGAGCAAGCTGCTAGGGATCctgataattattttaatttcag ATGGCTTTCCTGTCCTGCTGCAGACATGGTAGATGGCTCTAAGGTTTTATATTTTGAGCAG GCATTTTGGCGAACACCACACAAACCCTTTAGACAG AGATTTTTCATGGTCAAGCCTTGTGCAAAGGAGTTGAAATGTGATGTTGAG TTAAGCACATATGCTATCAGAGATGCAGAGGAGTACAAGAACTTTTGTGATCGCCCTAGGGATCAGCGTCCACAACCCGAAGAAGTTATTGGG GACATTGCTGAACATTTGACTACCATTCATCTAAAGCGCTGTGAGCGTGGGAAACGGTGCTTGTATGAAGGTTCAACACCTGCAGATGGATTTCCTAATTCATGG AATGGTGCGACATACTGTACCTCAGAACTTGCTGTGTTAAAGAATAATGAGATACATGCCTGGGATAGAGGCTTTGATGATGATGGCAATCAA GTTTGGGGTGTAAAAGGAGGTCCTTATGAATTCAAGCCTGCTCCTTCTTCAAGTTTTAACGATGTGCTAAATCCTTTGAGTTTTGCTTCACAACCCCTGGGGAAAAGAATAGAAGGCTCATTTGTCCTCCAGGAATGA
- the LOC101249651 gene encoding chromophore lyase CRL, chloroplastic isoform X7: MCTGSDSGLGSDSKSDPDSNGWSRARGAVLKSLVLVGGALLLRRLTKSTTRWDHARIVAESLNGEKFSKEQAARDPDNYFNFRWLSCPAADMVDGSKVLYFEQAFWRTPHKPFRQRFFMVKPCAKELKCDVELSTYAIRDAEEYKNFCDRPRDQRPQPEEVIGDIAEHLTTIHLKRCERGKRCLYEGSTPADGFPNSWQNGATYCTSELAVLKNNEIHAWDRGFDDDGNQVWGVKGGPYEFKPAPSSSFNDVLNPLSFASQPLGKRIEGSFVLQE, from the exons ATGTGTACGGGCTCGGACTCGGGTTTGGGTTCGGATTCTAAGTCGGATCCCGACTCAAACGGGTGGAGCCGAGCTCGTGGAGCGGTTCTCAAGTCGCTGGTGCTCGTCGGAGGAGCCTTATTGCTCCGGCGGCTAACTAAGTCGACTACACGTTGGGACCATGCTCGAATTGTCGCAGAGTCACTTAACGGTGAAAAG TTTTCAAAGGAGCAAGCTGCTAGGGATCctgataattattttaatttcag ATGGCTTTCCTGTCCTGCTGCAGACATGGTAGATGGCTCTAAGGTTTTATATTTTGAGCAG GCATTTTGGCGAACACCACACAAACCCTTTAGACAG AGATTTTTCATGGTCAAGCCTTGTGCAAAGGAGTTGAAATGTGATGTTGAG TTAAGCACATATGCTATCAGAGATGCAGAGGAGTACAAGAACTTTTGTGATCGCCCTAGGGATCAGCGTCCACAACCCGAAGAAGTTATTGGG GACATTGCTGAACATTTGACTACCATTCATCTAAAGCGCTGTGAGCGTGGGAAACGGTGCTTGTATGAAGGTTCAACACCTGCAGATGGATTTCCTAATTCATGG CAGAATGGTGCGACATACTGTACCTCAGAACTTGCTGTGTTAAAGAATAATGAGATACATGCCTGGGATAGAGGCTTTGATGATGATGGCAATCAA GTTTGGGGTGTAAAAGGAGGTCCTTATGAATTCAAGCCTGCTCCTTCTTCAAGTTTTAACGATGTGCTAAATCCTTTGAGTTTTGCTTCACAACCCCTGGGGAAAAGAATAGAAGGCTCATTTGTCCTCCAGGAATGA
- the LOC101249651 gene encoding chromophore lyase CRL, chloroplastic isoform X1 translates to MCTGSDSGLGSDSKSDPDSNGWSRARGAVLKSLVLVGGALLLRRLTKSTTRWDHARIVAESLNGEKFSKEQAARDPDNYFNFRWLSCPAADMVDGSKVLYFEQAFWRTPHKPFRQRFFMVKPCAKELKCDVEELNRSMKLSTYAIRDAEEYKNFCDRPRDQRPQPEEVIGFYRYVQDIAEHLTTIHLKRCERGKRCLYEGSTPADGFPNSWQNGATYCTSELAVLKNNEIHAWDRGFDDDGNQVWGVKGGPYEFKPAPSSSFNDVLNPLSFASQPLGKRIEGSFVLQE, encoded by the exons ATGTGTACGGGCTCGGACTCGGGTTTGGGTTCGGATTCTAAGTCGGATCCCGACTCAAACGGGTGGAGCCGAGCTCGTGGAGCGGTTCTCAAGTCGCTGGTGCTCGTCGGAGGAGCCTTATTGCTCCGGCGGCTAACTAAGTCGACTACACGTTGGGACCATGCTCGAATTGTCGCAGAGTCACTTAACGGTGAAAAG TTTTCAAAGGAGCAAGCTGCTAGGGATCctgataattattttaatttcag ATGGCTTTCCTGTCCTGCTGCAGACATGGTAGATGGCTCTAAGGTTTTATATTTTGAGCAG GCATTTTGGCGAACACCACACAAACCCTTTAGACAG AGATTTTTCATGGTCAAGCCTTGTGCAAAGGAGTTGAAATGTGATGTTGAG GAGCTGAATAGAAGCATGAAG TTAAGCACATATGCTATCAGAGATGCAGAGGAGTACAAGAACTTTTGTGATCGCCCTAGGGATCAGCGTCCACAACCCGAAGAAGTTATTGGG TTCTATCGTTATGTGCAGGACATTGCTGAACATTTGACTACCATTCATCTAAAGCGCTGTGAGCGTGGGAAACGGTGCTTGTATGAAGGTTCAACACCTGCAGATGGATTTCCTAATTCATGG CAGAATGGTGCGACATACTGTACCTCAGAACTTGCTGTGTTAAAGAATAATGAGATACATGCCTGGGATAGAGGCTTTGATGATGATGGCAATCAA GTTTGGGGTGTAAAAGGAGGTCCTTATGAATTCAAGCCTGCTCCTTCTTCAAGTTTTAACGATGTGCTAAATCCTTTGAGTTTTGCTTCACAACCCCTGGGGAAAAGAATAGAAGGCTCATTTGTCCTCCAGGAATGA
- the LOC101249651 gene encoding chromophore lyase CRL, chloroplastic isoform X2: protein MCTGSDSGLGSDSKSDPDSNGWSRARGAVLKSLVLVGGALLLRRLTKSTTRWDHARIVAESLNGEKFSKEQAARDPDNYFNFRWLSCPAADMVDGSKVLYFEQAFWRTPHKPFRQRFFMVKPCAKELKCDVEELNRSMKLSTYAIRDAEEYKNFCDRPRDQRPQPEEVIGFYRYVQDIAEHLTTIHLKRCERGKRCLYEGSTPADGFPNSWNGATYCTSELAVLKNNEIHAWDRGFDDDGNQVWGVKGGPYEFKPAPSSSFNDVLNPLSFASQPLGKRIEGSFVLQE, encoded by the exons ATGTGTACGGGCTCGGACTCGGGTTTGGGTTCGGATTCTAAGTCGGATCCCGACTCAAACGGGTGGAGCCGAGCTCGTGGAGCGGTTCTCAAGTCGCTGGTGCTCGTCGGAGGAGCCTTATTGCTCCGGCGGCTAACTAAGTCGACTACACGTTGGGACCATGCTCGAATTGTCGCAGAGTCACTTAACGGTGAAAAG TTTTCAAAGGAGCAAGCTGCTAGGGATCctgataattattttaatttcag ATGGCTTTCCTGTCCTGCTGCAGACATGGTAGATGGCTCTAAGGTTTTATATTTTGAGCAG GCATTTTGGCGAACACCACACAAACCCTTTAGACAG AGATTTTTCATGGTCAAGCCTTGTGCAAAGGAGTTGAAATGTGATGTTGAG GAGCTGAATAGAAGCATGAAG TTAAGCACATATGCTATCAGAGATGCAGAGGAGTACAAGAACTTTTGTGATCGCCCTAGGGATCAGCGTCCACAACCCGAAGAAGTTATTGGG TTCTATCGTTATGTGCAGGACATTGCTGAACATTTGACTACCATTCATCTAAAGCGCTGTGAGCGTGGGAAACGGTGCTTGTATGAAGGTTCAACACCTGCAGATGGATTTCCTAATTCATGG AATGGTGCGACATACTGTACCTCAGAACTTGCTGTGTTAAAGAATAATGAGATACATGCCTGGGATAGAGGCTTTGATGATGATGGCAATCAA GTTTGGGGTGTAAAAGGAGGTCCTTATGAATTCAAGCCTGCTCCTTCTTCAAGTTTTAACGATGTGCTAAATCCTTTGAGTTTTGCTTCACAACCCCTGGGGAAAAGAATAGAAGGCTCATTTGTCCTCCAGGAATGA
- the LOC101249651 gene encoding chromophore lyase CRL, chloroplastic isoform X3 encodes MCTGSDSGLGSDSKSDPDSNGWSRARGAVLKSLVLVGGALLLRRLTKSTTRWDHARIVAESLNGEKFSKEQAARDPDNYFNFRWLSCPAADMVDGSKVLYFEQAFWRTPHKPFRQRFFMVKPCAKELKCDVEELNRSMKLSTYAIRDAEEYKNFCDRPRDQRPQPEEVIGDIAEHLTTIHLKRCERGKRCLYEGSTPADGFPNSWQNGATYCTSELAVLKNNEIHAWDRGFDDDGNQVWGVKGGPYEFKPAPSSSFNDVLNPLSFASQPLGKRIEGSFVLQE; translated from the exons ATGTGTACGGGCTCGGACTCGGGTTTGGGTTCGGATTCTAAGTCGGATCCCGACTCAAACGGGTGGAGCCGAGCTCGTGGAGCGGTTCTCAAGTCGCTGGTGCTCGTCGGAGGAGCCTTATTGCTCCGGCGGCTAACTAAGTCGACTACACGTTGGGACCATGCTCGAATTGTCGCAGAGTCACTTAACGGTGAAAAG TTTTCAAAGGAGCAAGCTGCTAGGGATCctgataattattttaatttcag ATGGCTTTCCTGTCCTGCTGCAGACATGGTAGATGGCTCTAAGGTTTTATATTTTGAGCAG GCATTTTGGCGAACACCACACAAACCCTTTAGACAG AGATTTTTCATGGTCAAGCCTTGTGCAAAGGAGTTGAAATGTGATGTTGAG GAGCTGAATAGAAGCATGAAG TTAAGCACATATGCTATCAGAGATGCAGAGGAGTACAAGAACTTTTGTGATCGCCCTAGGGATCAGCGTCCACAACCCGAAGAAGTTATTGGG GACATTGCTGAACATTTGACTACCATTCATCTAAAGCGCTGTGAGCGTGGGAAACGGTGCTTGTATGAAGGTTCAACACCTGCAGATGGATTTCCTAATTCATGG CAGAATGGTGCGACATACTGTACCTCAGAACTTGCTGTGTTAAAGAATAATGAGATACATGCCTGGGATAGAGGCTTTGATGATGATGGCAATCAA GTTTGGGGTGTAAAAGGAGGTCCTTATGAATTCAAGCCTGCTCCTTCTTCAAGTTTTAACGATGTGCTAAATCCTTTGAGTTTTGCTTCACAACCCCTGGGGAAAAGAATAGAAGGCTCATTTGTCCTCCAGGAATGA
- the LOC101249651 gene encoding chromophore lyase CRL, chloroplastic isoform X5: MCTGSDSGLGSDSKSDPDSNGWSRARGAVLKSLVLVGGALLLRRLTKSTTRWDHARIVAESLNGEKFSKEQAARDPDNYFNFRWLSCPAADMVDGSKVLYFEQAFWRTPHKPFRQRFFMVKPCAKELKCDVEELNRSMKLSTYAIRDAEEYKNFCDRPRDQRPQPEEVIGDIAEHLTTIHLKRCERGKRCLYEGSTPADGFPNSWNGATYCTSELAVLKNNEIHAWDRGFDDDGNQVWGVKGGPYEFKPAPSSSFNDVLNPLSFASQPLGKRIEGSFVLQE, encoded by the exons ATGTGTACGGGCTCGGACTCGGGTTTGGGTTCGGATTCTAAGTCGGATCCCGACTCAAACGGGTGGAGCCGAGCTCGTGGAGCGGTTCTCAAGTCGCTGGTGCTCGTCGGAGGAGCCTTATTGCTCCGGCGGCTAACTAAGTCGACTACACGTTGGGACCATGCTCGAATTGTCGCAGAGTCACTTAACGGTGAAAAG TTTTCAAAGGAGCAAGCTGCTAGGGATCctgataattattttaatttcag ATGGCTTTCCTGTCCTGCTGCAGACATGGTAGATGGCTCTAAGGTTTTATATTTTGAGCAG GCATTTTGGCGAACACCACACAAACCCTTTAGACAG AGATTTTTCATGGTCAAGCCTTGTGCAAAGGAGTTGAAATGTGATGTTGAG GAGCTGAATAGAAGCATGAAG TTAAGCACATATGCTATCAGAGATGCAGAGGAGTACAAGAACTTTTGTGATCGCCCTAGGGATCAGCGTCCACAACCCGAAGAAGTTATTGGG GACATTGCTGAACATTTGACTACCATTCATCTAAAGCGCTGTGAGCGTGGGAAACGGTGCTTGTATGAAGGTTCAACACCTGCAGATGGATTTCCTAATTCATGG AATGGTGCGACATACTGTACCTCAGAACTTGCTGTGTTAAAGAATAATGAGATACATGCCTGGGATAGAGGCTTTGATGATGATGGCAATCAA GTTTGGGGTGTAAAAGGAGGTCCTTATGAATTCAAGCCTGCTCCTTCTTCAAGTTTTAACGATGTGCTAAATCCTTTGAGTTTTGCTTCACAACCCCTGGGGAAAAGAATAGAAGGCTCATTTGTCCTCCAGGAATGA
- the LOC101249651 gene encoding chromophore lyase CRL, chloroplastic isoform X4 has product MCTGSDSGLGSDSKSDPDSNGWSRARGAVLKSLVLVGGALLLRRLTKSTTRWDHARIVAESLNGEKFSKEQAARDPDNYFNFRWLSCPAADMVDGSKVLYFEQAFWRTPHKPFRQRFFMVKPCAKELKCDVELSTYAIRDAEEYKNFCDRPRDQRPQPEEVIGFYRYVQDIAEHLTTIHLKRCERGKRCLYEGSTPADGFPNSWQNGATYCTSELAVLKNNEIHAWDRGFDDDGNQVWGVKGGPYEFKPAPSSSFNDVLNPLSFASQPLGKRIEGSFVLQE; this is encoded by the exons ATGTGTACGGGCTCGGACTCGGGTTTGGGTTCGGATTCTAAGTCGGATCCCGACTCAAACGGGTGGAGCCGAGCTCGTGGAGCGGTTCTCAAGTCGCTGGTGCTCGTCGGAGGAGCCTTATTGCTCCGGCGGCTAACTAAGTCGACTACACGTTGGGACCATGCTCGAATTGTCGCAGAGTCACTTAACGGTGAAAAG TTTTCAAAGGAGCAAGCTGCTAGGGATCctgataattattttaatttcag ATGGCTTTCCTGTCCTGCTGCAGACATGGTAGATGGCTCTAAGGTTTTATATTTTGAGCAG GCATTTTGGCGAACACCACACAAACCCTTTAGACAG AGATTTTTCATGGTCAAGCCTTGTGCAAAGGAGTTGAAATGTGATGTTGAG TTAAGCACATATGCTATCAGAGATGCAGAGGAGTACAAGAACTTTTGTGATCGCCCTAGGGATCAGCGTCCACAACCCGAAGAAGTTATTGGG TTCTATCGTTATGTGCAGGACATTGCTGAACATTTGACTACCATTCATCTAAAGCGCTGTGAGCGTGGGAAACGGTGCTTGTATGAAGGTTCAACACCTGCAGATGGATTTCCTAATTCATGG CAGAATGGTGCGACATACTGTACCTCAGAACTTGCTGTGTTAAAGAATAATGAGATACATGCCTGGGATAGAGGCTTTGATGATGATGGCAATCAA GTTTGGGGTGTAAAAGGAGGTCCTTATGAATTCAAGCCTGCTCCTTCTTCAAGTTTTAACGATGTGCTAAATCCTTTGAGTTTTGCTTCACAACCCCTGGGGAAAAGAATAGAAGGCTCATTTGTCCTCCAGGAATGA
- the LOC101249651 gene encoding chromophore lyase CRL, chloroplastic isoform X6 — protein sequence MCTGSDSGLGSDSKSDPDSNGWSRARGAVLKSLVLVGGALLLRRLTKSTTRWDHARIVAESLNGEKFSKEQAARDPDNYFNFRWLSCPAADMVDGSKVLYFEQAFWRTPHKPFRQRFFMVKPCAKELKCDVELSTYAIRDAEEYKNFCDRPRDQRPQPEEVIGFYRYVQDIAEHLTTIHLKRCERGKRCLYEGSTPADGFPNSWNGATYCTSELAVLKNNEIHAWDRGFDDDGNQVWGVKGGPYEFKPAPSSSFNDVLNPLSFASQPLGKRIEGSFVLQE from the exons ATGTGTACGGGCTCGGACTCGGGTTTGGGTTCGGATTCTAAGTCGGATCCCGACTCAAACGGGTGGAGCCGAGCTCGTGGAGCGGTTCTCAAGTCGCTGGTGCTCGTCGGAGGAGCCTTATTGCTCCGGCGGCTAACTAAGTCGACTACACGTTGGGACCATGCTCGAATTGTCGCAGAGTCACTTAACGGTGAAAAG TTTTCAAAGGAGCAAGCTGCTAGGGATCctgataattattttaatttcag ATGGCTTTCCTGTCCTGCTGCAGACATGGTAGATGGCTCTAAGGTTTTATATTTTGAGCAG GCATTTTGGCGAACACCACACAAACCCTTTAGACAG AGATTTTTCATGGTCAAGCCTTGTGCAAAGGAGTTGAAATGTGATGTTGAG TTAAGCACATATGCTATCAGAGATGCAGAGGAGTACAAGAACTTTTGTGATCGCCCTAGGGATCAGCGTCCACAACCCGAAGAAGTTATTGGG TTCTATCGTTATGTGCAGGACATTGCTGAACATTTGACTACCATTCATCTAAAGCGCTGTGAGCGTGGGAAACGGTGCTTGTATGAAGGTTCAACACCTGCAGATGGATTTCCTAATTCATGG AATGGTGCGACATACTGTACCTCAGAACTTGCTGTGTTAAAGAATAATGAGATACATGCCTGGGATAGAGGCTTTGATGATGATGGCAATCAA GTTTGGGGTGTAAAAGGAGGTCCTTATGAATTCAAGCCTGCTCCTTCTTCAAGTTTTAACGATGTGCTAAATCCTTTGAGTTTTGCTTCACAACCCCTGGGGAAAAGAATAGAAGGCTCATTTGTCCTCCAGGAATGA
- the LOC101250897 gene encoding probable beta-1,4-xylosyltransferase IRX10L, producing MKSWTLGIFVLLYLALLLKIEGLKFHRSEHTERISGSAGDVLEDNPVGRLKVFVYELPSKYNKKILQKDQRCLNHMFAAEIFMHRFLLSSAVRTFNPEEADWFYTPVYSTCDLTPNGLPLPFKSPRMMRSAIQLISSNWPYWNRTEGADHFFIVPHDFGACFHYQEEKAIERGILPLLQRATLVQTFGQRNHVCLKDGSITIPPYAPPQKMQSHLIPPDTPRSIFVYFRGLFYDVGNDPEGGYYARGARAAVWENFKNNPLFDISTEHPTTYYEDMQRAIFCLCPLGWAPWSPRLVEAVIFGCIPVIIADDIVLPFADAIPWEDIGVFVAEKDVPNLDTILTSIRPEEILRKQRLLANPSMKQAMLFPTPAQSGDAFHQILNGLARKLPHDKTNYLKPGEKSLNWTAGPVGDLKPW from the exons GAAGTGCGGGTGATGTCTTGGAAGATAATCCAGTTGGGAGATTAAAAGTTTTTGTCTATGAGCTTCCTAGCAAATATAACAAGAAAATTCTGCAGAAAGACCAGCGATGCCTCAACCACATGTTTGCTGCTGAAATCTTTATGCATCGTTTCCTATTATCTAGCGCTGTTCGAACCTTTAATCCCGAGGAAGCAGATTGGTTCTACACCCCTGTTTACAGTACTTGTGACCTTACACCAAATGGCCTTCCTTTACCCTTCAAGTCACCACGTATGATGAGGAGTGCAATACAACTTATTTCTTCTAACTGGCCTTACTGGAATAGGACAGAGGGAGCTGATCACTTCTTTATTGTGCCACATgattttggtgcttgttttcaCTATCAA GAAGAAAAAGCTATTGAGAGGGGAATTCTTCCATTGCTCCAACGTGCTACCTTGGTTCAAACTTTTGGACAAAGAAATCATGTTTGTTTGAAGGATGGTTCAATTACAATTCCTCCATATGCTCCCCCACAGAAAATGCAGTCCCACTTGATCCCTCCAGATACTCCCCGGTCTATCTTTGTTTATTTCCGAGGCTTGTTTTATGATGTTGGAAATGATCCAGAGGGTGGTTACTATGCTAG AGGTGCCCGAGCAGCAGTGTGGGAGAACTTTAAAAACAATCCTCTCTTTGATATTTCTACTGAGCATCCAACTACTTACTATGAAGACATGCAGCGAGCCATCTTTTGCTTGTGCCCTCTAGGATGGGCACCATGGAGTCCGAGATTGGTTGAAGCAGTTATATTTGGATGCATCCCTGTTATTATAGCAGATGACATTGTCTTGCCATTTGCTGACGCAATCCCTTGGGAAGATATAGGCGTGTTTGTAGCAGAGAAAGATGTTCCAAATTTGGACACCATTCTCACTTCTATTCGACCAGAAGAAATATTAAGGAAGCAGAGACTGCTTGCCAATCCTTCAATGAAGCAGGCAATGTTGTTTCCAACACCTGCTCAATCAGGTGATGCTTTTCATCAGATTTTGAATGGACTTGCACGGAAACTGCCACATGACAAGACCAATTACTTGAAGCCGGGGGAGAAGTCCTTAAACTGGACTGCTGGTCCAGTTGGTGACCTCAAACCTTGGTAG